In Curtobacterium sp. TC1, the following proteins share a genomic window:
- a CDS encoding TatD family hydrolase, translated as MTDAHLRSRGDGDGSKRDLTYPPLPEALVVPVYDNHTHMEIADGGDGALDYREHLGRASSVGVRGVVQVGTDLATSQWSASIAAREPRVLAAVALHPNEAPSLQEQGLLDEHLAGIERLAALPRVRAIGETGLDFFRTGEDGRDAQIRSFEEHIRIAKEHGLALTIHDRDAHDAVVEVLDRVGAPERTVFHCFSGGPDLARLCAERGWYMSFAGTVTFKNAAPLREALLVAPRHLIMVETDAPFLTPTPYRGRPNAPYLIPITLRSMAETLGTDASMLAAQIASNTELVYGAWDAEPVTVDE; from the coding sequence GTGACCGACGCCCACCTCCGCTCCCGCGGCGACGGGGACGGCTCCAAGCGCGACCTGACCTACCCGCCGTTGCCCGAGGCGCTCGTGGTACCGGTCTACGACAACCACACGCACATGGAGATCGCCGACGGTGGCGACGGGGCGCTCGACTACCGCGAGCACCTCGGCCGTGCCTCCAGCGTCGGTGTCCGCGGTGTCGTGCAGGTCGGTACCGACCTCGCCACTTCGCAGTGGTCCGCGTCGATCGCCGCCCGTGAACCCCGCGTGCTCGCGGCGGTCGCACTGCACCCGAACGAGGCGCCGTCGCTGCAGGAGCAGGGGCTGCTCGACGAGCACCTCGCCGGCATCGAGCGGCTGGCGGCGTTGCCCCGCGTCCGGGCGATCGGTGAGACCGGACTCGACTTCTTCCGCACCGGTGAGGACGGGCGCGACGCCCAGATCCGCTCGTTCGAGGAGCACATCCGCATCGCGAAGGAGCACGGCCTCGCGCTGACGATCCACGACCGCGACGCGCACGACGCCGTGGTCGAGGTGCTCGACCGCGTCGGGGCTCCGGAGCGCACGGTGTTCCACTGCTTCTCCGGCGGCCCCGACTTGGCTCGGCTCTGCGCCGAGCGCGGCTGGTACATGTCGTTCGCCGGCACCGTGACGTTCAAGAACGCGGCCCCGCTCCGCGAAGCCCTGCTCGTCGCGCCGCGGCACCTGATCATGGTCGAGACGGACGCGCCGTTCCTGACCCCGACGCCGTACCGCGGCCGGCCGAACGCCCCGTACCTGATCCCGATCACCCTGCGGTCGATGGCAGAGACCCTCGGCACCGACGCCTCGATGCTCGCCGCGCAGATCGCCTCGAACACCGAACTCGTCTACGGCGCGTGGGACGCCGAACCCGTGACGGTGGACGAGTAG
- the metG gene encoding methionine--tRNA ligase — protein sequence MSDGSSFSITTPIFYVNDVPHIGHAYTEVAADVLARWHRQRGDDTWLLTGTDEHGQKILRTASANEVTPKEWADRLVTEAWKPLLDTVDVANDDFIRTTDERHERGVTAFLQKLYDDGYIYAGEFEGFYCVGCEEYKQPSDLVPGTGAYEGQQVCAIHSIPVEVLAERNYFFRMSDFEQRLLDLYESNPLFIQPESVRNEIISFVKQGLRDLSISRSSFDWGITIPWDSDHVLYVWFDALLNYVTALGYGTEDDEAFKRLWPSVHIVGKDIARFHAVIWPAMLMAAGLPVPERVFGHGWLLVGGEKMSKSKLTGIAPSEITDTFGSDAFRYYFLRAITFGQDGNFSWEDISARYQAELANGFGNLASRLVAMLQKYFDGAVPSRGSLTESDEAVDALAVSVTERADAAIAAFAPHEAIAAVWELVDALNGYITEQQPWALAKDDANRERLGTVLTTALRGLGTVAVLLSPVMPKATEKLWASIGAGGSIAEQRVDRAFEWQGASHVVALESGLFPRIEQAEQGAA from the coding sequence CACGCCGATCTTCTACGTGAACGACGTGCCCCACATCGGGCACGCCTACACCGAGGTCGCCGCGGACGTCCTCGCGCGCTGGCACCGGCAGCGGGGTGACGACACCTGGCTGCTCACCGGCACCGACGAGCACGGGCAGAAGATCCTGCGCACCGCCTCGGCGAACGAGGTCACGCCCAAGGAATGGGCCGACCGCCTCGTCACCGAGGCCTGGAAGCCGCTGCTCGACACCGTCGACGTGGCCAACGACGACTTCATCCGCACCACCGACGAGCGCCACGAGCGCGGGGTGACGGCGTTCCTGCAGAAGCTCTACGACGACGGCTACATCTACGCCGGCGAGTTCGAGGGCTTCTACTGCGTGGGCTGCGAGGAGTACAAGCAGCCGAGCGACCTGGTTCCCGGAACCGGTGCGTACGAGGGCCAGCAGGTCTGCGCCATCCACTCGATCCCGGTCGAGGTGCTGGCCGAGCGCAACTACTTCTTCCGCATGTCGGACTTCGAGCAGCGCCTGCTCGACCTGTACGAGTCGAACCCGCTGTTCATCCAGCCGGAGAGCGTGCGCAACGAGATCATCTCGTTCGTGAAGCAGGGTCTCCGCGACCTGTCGATCTCGCGGTCCAGCTTCGACTGGGGCATCACGATCCCGTGGGACAGCGACCACGTCCTGTACGTGTGGTTCGACGCCCTGCTCAACTACGTCACGGCGCTGGGCTACGGCACCGAGGACGACGAGGCCTTCAAGCGCCTCTGGCCGAGCGTGCACATCGTCGGCAAGGACATCGCCCGCTTCCACGCCGTCATCTGGCCGGCGATGCTCATGGCTGCCGGCCTGCCGGTGCCGGAACGCGTGTTCGGCCACGGCTGGCTGCTCGTCGGCGGCGAGAAGATGTCCAAGTCGAAGCTGACCGGCATCGCACCGTCGGAGATCACCGACACGTTCGGGTCCGACGCCTTCCGCTACTACTTCCTCCGCGCGATCACCTTCGGGCAGGACGGCAACTTCAGCTGGGAGGACATCTCGGCGCGGTACCAGGCCGAACTCGCGAACGGCTTCGGCAACCTCGCCTCGCGCCTGGTCGCGATGCTGCAGAAGTACTTCGACGGCGCCGTGCCGTCACGCGGATCCCTGACCGAGTCGGACGAAGCCGTCGACGCCCTGGCCGTGTCGGTCACCGAGCGTGCCGACGCAGCCATCGCCGCATTCGCCCCGCACGAGGCGATCGCCGCCGTCTGGGAGCTCGTCGACGCCCTGAACGGGTACATCACCGAGCAGCAGCCGTGGGCCCTGGCGAAGGACGACGCGAACCGCGAGCGGCTCGGCACCGTCCTGACCACGGCACTCCGTGGGCTCGGCACGGTCGCGGTGCTGCTCTCCCCGGTGATGCCGAAGGCCACCGAGAAGCTGTGGGCGTCGATCGGTGCCGGCGGCTCGATCGCCGAGCAGCGGGTTGATCGTGCCTTCGAGTGGCAGGGGGCTTCGCACGTCGTGGCGCTCGAGAGCGGACTCTTCCCGCGGATCGAGCAGGCGGAGCAGGGCGCCGCGTGA